Proteins encoded in a region of the Candidatus Brocadia sp. genome:
- a CDS encoding glycosyltransferase family 2 protein — MLEEASIIIPAYNEREGISQVIESLQSLKKRYGNRWEIIIVDDGSTDGTPETMQNTRDVVLIRHPFNRGYGAAIKTGIRHAKYNTLIISDADGTYPVQDIPKLLAQLSKSEMVVGARGISNSNIPFMRKPAKWVLNKLANYLTGIRIPDLNSGLRAMKKDVVMKFIHLLPDGFSFTTTITLAMLTNDYAVDFVPIEYKMRSGRSKIRPIRDTLNFLQLIIRTVLYFDPLKIFLPISAFFFISSIAVLVLSYLFTPKVMDITTVILFISGVQILAIGMIADLIDKRSRL; from the coding sequence ATGTTAGAAGAAGCAAGCATTATCATTCCCGCTTACAATGAAAGGGAAGGAATATCACAAGTAATTGAGTCATTGCAATCATTAAAAAAAAGATATGGCAATCGATGGGAGATTATCATTGTAGACGATGGCTCTACCGATGGTACACCTGAAACGATGCAAAACACCCGGGATGTTGTATTGATCCGGCATCCCTTCAATCGGGGTTATGGGGCTGCCATTAAAACAGGTATCAGGCACGCAAAATATAACACGCTTATTATATCAGATGCAGACGGGACATACCCCGTGCAGGATATTCCCAAACTGCTTGCTCAATTATCAAAGAGTGAGATGGTTGTTGGGGCCAGAGGAATCAGCAATTCAAACATTCCTTTCATGAGAAAACCTGCAAAATGGGTGCTCAATAAACTGGCCAATTATTTGACGGGAATAAGGATTCCTGATTTAAACTCTGGCTTACGCGCAATGAAAAAAGACGTTGTGATGAAATTTATCCATTTGCTCCCCGATGGTTTTTCCTTCACGACAACGATCACACTCGCTATGCTCACCAACGATTACGCTGTTGATTTTGTTCCTATCGAATATAAAATGCGTTCGGGAAGGTCAAAAATACGCCCTATTCGGGATACCCTGAACTTTCTTCAGCTCATTATCCGGACAGTTTTATATTTCGACCCGCTCAAGATTTTTTTACCTATCAGCGCATTTTTCTTCATCTCCAGTATTGCTGTCCTTGTACTGAGTTATTTATTCACCCCCAAGGTCATGGATATTACCACCGTCATACTTTTTATCTCCGGAGTACAAATTCTTGCCATTGGGATGATTGCAGACCTTATAGATAAAAGAAGCCGATTATGA
- a CDS encoding prepilin-type N-terminal cleavage/methylation domain-containing protein encodes MLFIVKILVKQEKGFTLFELLIAIFIGTILIMAGAYAVRVGLFSLEREEVWFNDSTREKAAYDFFWQQTSSLRIQKVPNPNKDVMQTVGDQKSGKKKSVYFIGEKDFLSFVSPLSFTRHYGQGLVIAHYKVKLNENGLSDLVYSEVRVSPTALIKLSEESESRLSADKDYTVFLDNCDMISFAYLDAADEDAENEGGAVGEERANNAADARARVQGADVIEGTDLKWKEKTKEKVPLAIKLFVSKHGKEQELISPIMAMYSFSASGR; translated from the coding sequence ATTCTTTTTATTGTGAAAATACTAGTGAAACAAGAAAAGGGTTTCACATTATTTGAACTCCTTATAGCTATTTTTATAGGCACAATATTGATAATGGCTGGCGCCTATGCGGTTCGGGTCGGTTTGTTTTCTTTGGAAAGAGAGGAGGTTTGGTTTAACGATTCAACCAGGGAAAAGGCCGCTTACGATTTTTTCTGGCAACAGACTTCGTCATTGCGCATCCAGAAGGTTCCAAATCCAAACAAGGATGTCATGCAAACCGTAGGAGACCAAAAATCCGGAAAAAAGAAAAGCGTTTACTTCATAGGAGAGAAAGACTTTCTTTCTTTTGTGTCACCTCTTTCTTTTACAAGACATTACGGTCAGGGATTGGTAATAGCTCATTATAAAGTTAAATTAAATGAAAATGGGTTATCTGATCTCGTTTACTCAGAGGTAAGGGTTAGCCCAACGGCATTAATTAAATTATCAGAAGAATCGGAAAGCAGGCTGAGTGCGGACAAAGACTATACGGTATTTCTCGATAACTGTGATATGATTTCATTTGCTTACCTTGATGCGGCAGATGAGGATGCCGAGAATGAAGGAGGTGCTGTCGGAGAAGAACGGGCAAATAATGCAGCAGACGCTCGCGCAAGGGTTCAAGGCGCTGATGTTATAGAAGGTACTGATTTAAAATGGAAAGAAAAAACGAAGGAGAAAGTTCCCCTGGCAATAAAATTGTTCGTGTCAAAGCACGGAAAGGAACAAGAGCTTATATCTCCAATCATGGCTATGTACTCATTTTCAGCCTCTGGGCGATAG
- a CDS encoding phospholipid carrier-dependent glycosyltransferase yields the protein MLLSFFRGRVIYASLLSKSKGLFITLFIILLLSGIYTGIQLLLPQHGLTGYYLYPSEGENAVLHPIDVSSSKIRSGLNKKVYKGNPKGQLVEERIEDRPIYFEWLSDAKKSYKSPFTIEWNGLLKIERRCDYTFLLGSDDGSELFLNGKCIINNGGVHGLVEKRQTVCLEPGFYRIHLRYFDQGGKSILHLKWKFSNEDETVIPPSQFYQETNVQDLHTVDATIPYTLRIEPDSIIKETNVVFKKNDPTLVFKNHGILRTYYVNYWDNHRFDPPTEVPAYNILWRGSIWIPKDGTYTFKFNTNGDAFLFIDSKPIIKYRTGSDSTAQVSLEKGWKSIQINYFNPKKYATLHLLWQRPDNSKLTSISSRYLKPSEDTGFLRGARLWCAAGFIITSVSIILSFFLVLRNTIANRIQGYLAYIKQNWSIVALIVIVILGAILRLNNYSVVPPHGDTMDPYSEAWNGYHILHGDGPKSWEPPYFLSAYKAEDIKFIRWFGDSFRIVKGYIDHPPLFSIFAGIPPTICGAKDYLDCRFTTINLAPIFFSTLTIVLVFLVSYNIYHSNTLAIIASLLYATIPLFVAAGRIAKGDGLLALVFISGVFCVLKYIESQKKRYMIFAGLLAGLSFWCKETGICAIVIFPILLGRKGFIKEAGIIAGIGFPVAIGYFLYNYLINPEAFFKMLALRNEQHVTVFNIVLKYLKEPRLAQVTANFGMGYFLWFWYVIVYSMGKRDQVVPITTFIFLMCLCAVSSDIYSYGWYLFPMYPFMAIAGGLFMRDFISKPNTAKALLILLLLMAVPLKEILPGDLSKAPWLFRCYLAIGILPFLAVDFLRNRITATIAKATCYTYISLFIMMNVYIVYHLQDVYDPLK from the coding sequence ATGTTACTGTCATTCTTTAGGGGAAGAGTAATCTACGCGTCACTACTCTCAAAATCAAAGGGCCTTTTCATAACCCTTTTCATCATCCTGTTACTAAGTGGTATTTATACAGGCATCCAATTGTTGCTTCCTCAGCATGGACTGACTGGGTACTACTTATATCCTTCTGAAGGAGAAAATGCAGTACTCCATCCCATAGATGTATCATCATCAAAGATACGGTCTGGCCTAAACAAAAAGGTTTACAAGGGAAACCCGAAGGGGCAACTTGTAGAAGAGAGGATTGAAGATAGACCCATCTATTTCGAATGGCTTTCTGATGCAAAAAAATCTTACAAATCGCCATTTACCATCGAATGGAATGGCCTTTTAAAAATAGAACGTCGATGTGATTATACCTTTCTATTGGGCTCAGACGATGGATCAGAACTGTTTCTCAATGGCAAATGTATCATTAATAATGGGGGTGTTCACGGCCTTGTAGAAAAAAGACAAACGGTATGCCTTGAACCTGGATTTTATCGTATTCATTTGAGGTATTTTGATCAAGGTGGCAAGTCTATACTGCATCTGAAGTGGAAGTTTTCAAATGAGGATGAAACGGTAATACCTCCATCTCAATTCTATCAGGAAACAAATGTTCAGGATTTACATACGGTCGACGCTACAATACCTTACACTTTGAGAATTGAACCTGATAGCATCATAAAAGAGACAAACGTTGTGTTCAAAAAAAATGATCCTACCCTCGTATTTAAGAATCACGGTATACTGAGAACCTATTATGTAAATTATTGGGATAATCATCGTTTTGACCCACCGACAGAGGTTCCTGCTTACAATATCCTATGGAGGGGATCTATTTGGATACCAAAGGACGGCACATATACATTTAAATTCAACACAAATGGTGATGCTTTTTTGTTTATTGATTCAAAGCCTATTATAAAATATCGTACTGGAAGTGATTCAACCGCACAAGTATCTTTGGAGAAGGGTTGGAAATCTATACAAATTAATTATTTTAATCCAAAGAAATATGCTACGTTACATCTGCTTTGGCAAAGGCCAGATAATAGCAAACTCACAAGTATTTCCTCACGGTATTTAAAGCCTTCCGAGGATACAGGGTTCTTAAGGGGGGCTAGATTATGGTGTGCGGCAGGATTTATCATTACCTCCGTTTCTATCATCCTTAGTTTCTTCCTGGTGTTAAGGAATACAATCGCAAATCGTATTCAAGGATATCTTGCTTATATAAAACAAAATTGGTCTATCGTAGCTTTGATTGTTATTGTTATTCTCGGGGCTATTTTAAGGCTTAACAATTATAGTGTAGTTCCACCTCACGGCGATACGATGGACCCTTATTCAGAGGCATGGAATGGTTATCATATTCTGCATGGTGATGGACCTAAATCATGGGAACCACCCTATTTTCTGTCAGCCTACAAAGCCGAAGATATAAAATTTATTCGATGGTTTGGGGACAGTTTTAGGATTGTAAAAGGCTATATTGATCACCCACCATTATTTTCCATTTTTGCAGGCATCCCCCCGACAATTTGTGGCGCTAAGGATTATTTAGATTGTCGGTTTACCACGATCAATTTGGCTCCAATATTTTTCTCAACGCTTACCATTGTTCTCGTATTTCTTGTTTCTTATAATATATACCACTCCAATACACTAGCCATTATTGCAAGCCTGCTTTACGCCACAATTCCACTCTTTGTTGCTGCCGGAAGAATTGCCAAAGGAGACGGTCTGCTTGCGCTTGTTTTCATTTCGGGAGTATTTTGTGTTTTAAAATATATCGAATCTCAAAAAAAGAGATACATGATTTTTGCCGGGCTCCTGGCAGGGTTGTCGTTCTGGTGTAAAGAGACAGGTATCTGCGCGATTGTAATTTTTCCCATACTATTGGGCCGAAAGGGCTTTATAAAGGAAGCTGGCATAATTGCAGGAATTGGTTTTCCGGTAGCAATAGGCTATTTTCTGTATAATTATTTAATTAATCCAGAGGCATTCTTCAAGATGCTGGCTTTACGCAATGAACAGCACGTGACTGTGTTCAATATTGTGCTCAAGTATTTAAAGGAACCGAGACTTGCCCAGGTCACTGCAAATTTTGGTATGGGATATTTCTTGTGGTTTTGGTATGTAATAGTTTATTCGATGGGGAAAAGAGACCAAGTCGTTCCCATAACGACCTTTATTTTTCTCATGTGTCTGTGTGCCGTATCATCGGATATTTATTCATATGGCTGGTATCTTTTTCCTATGTATCCCTTTATGGCAATTGCGGGTGGATTATTTATGAGGGATTTTATCTCAAAGCCAAATACTGCAAAGGCGCTCTTAATACTTTTACTACTAATGGCAGTTCCTTTAAAAGAAATCCTTCCGGGAGATTTATCTAAGGCACCGTGGCTGTTCAGATGTTATCTTGCCATTGGCATCCTTCCTTTCCTGGCAGTTGATTTTCTGAGAAATCGGATTACTGCCACGATTGCTAAAGCTACCTGTTATACCTATATTTCCCTTTTCATCATGATGAATGTCTATATCGTTTATCACTTACAAGACGTCTATGACCCACTGAAATAA
- a CDS encoding radical SAM protein produces the protein MKILLINPPSENELLGNNPSIIEEERGYNPPLGILYIAGYLEKHTDFDVEVLDTQAEEIGYDRLNNIIRAKLPDVIGITVMTFTLIDVIKVINLVKSVHPNIKVVLGGPHVHIYPAETINIPGVDFLVLGEGEITFKELVENINDKTRLRNIPGLVFKDDGRIVNTGARPLNEDLDNLPFPARHMTPVHKYSSLMAKRTPITTMFTSRGCPYRCTFCDRPHLGKSFRARSALNVVNEMEECVKLGIREFLIYDDTFTIDRQRVIEVCNEIVRRKLNIGWDIRARVNNIDKDLLKKLKEANCERIHYGVESGNPEILKILNKGITVDRVRTTFQETKEAGISVLAYFMIGCPKETRKEIMETIAFAKELKPDFVHITIFTPFPATEIYKMGLRDGIIKEDFWREFAKNPTKNFQPQCWEENFTREELQELIVYAYKSFYTRPRYILKRLIHVRSIGEFKRMARAGLKVFGMQS, from the coding sequence ATGAAAATACTTTTAATCAATCCGCCTTCTGAAAACGAATTGCTGGGAAACAATCCCAGCATTATCGAAGAGGAACGAGGTTATAATCCACCTCTTGGAATATTATATATTGCCGGTTACCTGGAAAAGCATACTGACTTCGATGTGGAAGTCCTGGACACCCAGGCTGAGGAGATTGGCTATGATCGTTTAAACAATATCATTCGCGCAAAATTACCGGATGTCATCGGTATAACAGTCATGACCTTTACCCTTATAGACGTCATAAAGGTTATAAATCTGGTGAAATCCGTGCATCCAAACATAAAGGTTGTTTTGGGAGGTCCGCACGTACACATTTATCCTGCAGAAACTATCAATATTCCCGGGGTCGATTTTCTTGTTCTGGGGGAAGGGGAAATTACCTTTAAAGAACTCGTAGAAAACATAAACGATAAGACCCGATTAAGGAATATCCCCGGATTAGTTTTTAAAGATGATGGCAGAATTGTTAACACAGGTGCTCGACCACTCAATGAAGACCTCGACAACTTGCCTTTCCCTGCCAGACACATGACCCCTGTCCATAAATATAGTTCCCTCATGGCAAAGAGAACGCCTATCACCACGATGTTTACGAGCCGGGGCTGTCCGTATCGATGCACTTTCTGCGATCGACCTCATTTGGGTAAAAGTTTTCGCGCAAGGTCGGCATTGAATGTGGTAAACGAAATGGAAGAATGCGTTAAACTGGGCATACGAGAATTCCTGATCTATGATGATACCTTCACCATAGACAGACAGCGCGTAATAGAGGTATGCAATGAGATTGTAAGAAGAAAACTCAATATCGGATGGGATATAAGGGCACGGGTAAATAATATTGATAAAGACCTGTTAAAAAAACTGAAAGAGGCAAACTGCGAACGCATCCATTACGGGGTGGAATCGGGCAATCCTGAAATACTAAAGATATTAAATAAGGGAATTACTGTGGACAGGGTAAGGACTACCTTTCAGGAGACAAAAGAGGCAGGTATATCCGTCCTGGCGTATTTCATGATCGGATGTCCAAAAGAAACGAGGAAAGAAATCATGGAAACGATTGCATTCGCCAAGGAGTTAAAGCCCGATTTCGTACATATCACGATATTTACACCATTCCCTGCCACGGAAATATATAAGATGGGATTGAGAGACGGCATTATAAAAGAAGATTTCTGGCGAGAATTTGCCAAAAATCCCACCAAAAACTTTCAGCCGCAGTGTTGGGAAGAAAATTTTACCCGTGAGGAACTGCAAGAATTAATTGTTTATGCCTATAAGAGTTTTTATACGAGACCTAGGTATATCTTGAAGCGATTGATACACGTGCGCTCTATCGGAGAATTTAAACGTATGGCAAGGGCTGGACTGAAGGTCTTTGGGATGCAGTCATGA
- a CDS encoding TIGR03663 family protein produces the protein MDKQQKNIVQLSIVFFLPITIASLIRFWDLGLRPFHSDEGVNSFFLLNLFNRNYYHYDPANYHGPFLYYIGLIPFYVLGLTDFAFRFMPALFGIMVVALLYPLRRRLGKMGLLTAGLLIAFSPATSFFSRDAIHEIYLVFFSLAVVVSFFLYSETRKSRYIYFAAVSIAFVITIKETYILTFAVYALSLAIAYCYEMVFLSNSARFQYLKDVFTTFAVDCRKNKYAIGISLGIFLLVNFLFYSSFFTYYAGIKGILTTLKIWTKTGTHTGGHAKPFFYYFRILYKFELPILVLGIAGFYYSFRRGNKFTVFVASWAIIVYVIYSFIPYKTPWLILNILLPLSIIGGIFVNNIFSMTKRRWHYAIFYPIYVCIFGFSCYQSIMLNFKNYDDERYELVYVQTKRDIYNLLGRIESLSNKCGKNMTINIVSREYWPLPWYLREYKNAKFWGNVITNPNAPVIIVDKNGEAELKKKLKGDYKKERFVLRPGVWLSAYIQQGLYEIEFDKGATTKTIIQPVAKISKEELEQGLNAKYYYNIECIGTPFLSRVEKDSISFTYNDETKKPYRSPFGIEWEGYLSITQKGIYQFATNSDDGSVVYIDGNMVVDNDDIHAIRYISGAVPLDEGFHHVRIKYFDGGGGAIMKFLWTPPGGNESLVPGQVLFHKK, from the coding sequence ATGGATAAACAACAAAAAAATATCGTACAATTAAGCATTGTTTTTTTCTTACCCATTACTATAGCGTCTCTGATCCGTTTCTGGGACCTTGGCCTCAGGCCTTTTCATTCGGACGAGGGTGTGAATAGTTTTTTCCTGTTAAATTTGTTCAATAGGAATTACTACCACTATGACCCTGCCAATTATCACGGCCCTTTTCTCTATTACATTGGTTTAATCCCATTTTATGTTTTAGGTCTTACCGATTTTGCATTCCGATTCATGCCCGCTCTGTTTGGTATTATGGTTGTCGCCTTATTGTATCCGCTCCGGAGAAGGTTAGGCAAAATGGGTTTACTGACTGCAGGGTTACTTATTGCCTTTTCTCCTGCCACTTCATTCTTCTCAAGGGACGCTATTCATGAAATTTACTTAGTCTTCTTTTCTCTGGCAGTCGTGGTCTCCTTTTTCCTTTACTCTGAAACAAGGAAATCAAGGTACATATATTTTGCAGCAGTAAGCATTGCCTTTGTCATTACCATAAAAGAAACCTATATACTGACTTTTGCCGTGTACGCATTGTCTCTAGCTATAGCCTATTGTTATGAAATGGTTTTCTTATCCAACAGTGCCAGATTTCAATACCTTAAAGACGTCTTTACCACATTTGCAGTTGATTGCAGGAAAAACAAATATGCCATAGGTATCAGTTTAGGAATATTTTTACTTGTCAACTTCTTGTTTTATTCGTCATTTTTTACCTATTATGCTGGTATCAAGGGCATCTTAACTACCCTCAAGATATGGACAAAAACTGGTACGCATACCGGTGGGCATGCCAAACCGTTTTTTTACTATTTTAGAATACTTTACAAATTTGAACTCCCCATACTGGTCTTGGGAATTGCTGGATTTTACTATTCATTTCGGCGTGGAAACAAATTTACTGTTTTTGTAGCATCATGGGCTATTATCGTCTACGTAATCTATTCCTTTATACCTTACAAAACGCCCTGGCTGATTTTAAATATTTTACTCCCACTTTCTATCATAGGAGGGATTTTTGTAAATAATATCTTCAGTATGACAAAAAGAAGATGGCATTATGCAATCTTTTATCCCATATACGTTTGCATCTTTGGTTTTTCTTGTTATCAGTCCATTATGCTGAATTTTAAAAATTACGATGACGAACGATACGAACTTGTGTATGTTCAGACCAAGCGGGACATTTATAATTTATTGGGCAGAATAGAATCCCTCTCGAACAAATGCGGGAAAAACATGACCATCAATATCGTTTCAAGAGAATACTGGCCGTTACCATGGTACCTCAGGGAATACAAAAATGCAAAATTCTGGGGTAACGTTATTACTAACCCAAACGCCCCCGTTATCATCGTTGATAAGAACGGAGAAGCAGAACTAAAGAAGAAATTAAAGGGAGATTACAAGAAGGAACGTTTTGTACTGAGACCGGGTGTTTGGCTCTCAGCATATATACAGCAGGGTCTCTACGAGATTGAGTTTGATAAAGGAGCGACAACAAAGACAATTATTCAGCCAGTTGCTAAAATTTCAAAGGAGGAACTGGAACAGGGATTAAACGCAAAATATTACTATAATATAGAATGTATCGGAACACCTTTTTTATCAAGGGTGGAAAAAGATTCCATTTCTTTTACCTATAATGACGAGACGAAAAAACCTTACAGATCTCCTTTTGGTATCGAATGGGAGGGGTATCTGTCCATTACGCAAAAAGGTATCTATCAGTTTGCGACAAATTCAGATGATGGTTCTGTGGTTTACATTGATGGGAATATGGTCGTCGATAACGACGATATTCATGCAATAAGGTACATTTCCGGTGCTGTACCTCTTGATGAGGGATTTCATCATGTGCGGATAAAATATTTTGATGGAGGAGGTGGTGCTATCATGAAATTTCTGTGGACACCACCGGGAGGAAACGAATCTCTTGTTCCAGGTCAGGTTTTATTTCATAAAAAGTAA
- a CDS encoding type II secretion system F family protein, whose product MSTFKYKLLTTSSGIIEGEKDALSKADLINDLRKSGHIILNIQQADKNKKFGFFLNRSNKKAVLPFTQELATLLEGGIPIDKSLSILLSGQDNNTIKDVIEDLLNGIKSGKSFAEALINHVKLFSGVYINMIRAGEEGGVLPQVLKRLGSFQERLQKVRNEIISAMIYPLLLSCTGLVCVGALIVYVIPKFSQIFEGMGISLPFSTMILMGMSQYSIRYGWVFIIAAMVALFFYKRAMKDKKTSIKIDQKKLKLPLLGNLLWKMQIARFARTLGTLLENGVPLLKSMDIVKDVLSNQYLADILENVKVNVKEGAGLTVSLAKRGFLPEIAVHLLKVGEETGNLDQMLLKVADNFDADVEQRMKRLVTMVEPVLILLMGAVIGVIVISMLTAILSVNDLRF is encoded by the coding sequence ATGAGCACATTTAAATACAAATTATTAACGACCTCAAGTGGTATTATAGAAGGGGAAAAAGATGCGCTGAGTAAGGCAGACCTCATTAATGATCTGCGCAAATCAGGCCATATCATTTTAAATATTCAACAAGCGGATAAGAATAAAAAGTTTGGATTTTTTCTCAACCGCTCAAATAAGAAAGCTGTTTTGCCTTTTACCCAGGAGCTTGCAACATTACTCGAAGGAGGTATTCCTATCGACAAAAGCCTGTCTATTTTGTTGTCAGGGCAGGATAATAATACCATTAAAGACGTTATTGAAGATTTACTGAATGGGATTAAATCTGGAAAGTCCTTTGCTGAAGCACTCATAAACCATGTCAAACTATTTTCCGGCGTCTATATAAATATGATACGCGCAGGCGAAGAAGGAGGGGTGTTACCTCAGGTACTTAAGAGGTTGGGGTCGTTTCAGGAAAGGCTGCAGAAAGTTAGGAATGAAATTATTTCCGCAATGATTTATCCCCTCTTGCTGAGCTGCACCGGTCTCGTGTGTGTAGGGGCGCTTATCGTTTATGTTATTCCCAAGTTTTCTCAGATCTTCGAGGGAATGGGGATTTCTCTTCCTTTTTCGACGATGATACTCATGGGTATGAGCCAATATTCTATTCGATATGGTTGGGTTTTCATTATTGCTGCCATGGTCGCGTTGTTTTTTTATAAAAGAGCGATGAAAGACAAAAAGACATCGATAAAAATAGACCAAAAAAAGTTAAAATTACCGCTCCTTGGCAATCTTTTATGGAAAATGCAGATAGCCAGATTTGCCAGAACGCTTGGCACATTACTGGAAAATGGAGTACCGCTGCTGAAATCAATGGATATTGTTAAAGATGTACTATCCAATCAATATCTTGCTGACATTCTGGAAAACGTAAAAGTTAATGTAAAAGAGGGCGCCGGTCTTACCGTATCGCTTGCAAAAAGGGGCTTTCTGCCAGAAATTGCCGTCCATTTGCTGAAGGTGGGTGAAGAAACCGGGAATTTGGATCAAATGCTTCTTAAAGTTGCAGATAATTTTGATGCCGACGTAGAGCAGCGGATGAAGAGGCTTGTAACGATGGTTGAACCTGTACTTATATTACTTATGGGGGCTGTTATCGGTGTAATTGTAATTTCTATGCTAACGGCAATCCTCAGTGTGAATGATTTAAGGTTTTAA
- a CDS encoding glycosyltransferase family 2 protein, which produces MKECFLSIIIPAYNEEKRLLPTLGKICAYLSNQGFPYEIIVVDDGSTDNTLHVVRNFACSDKNIVVLANEQNSGKGYSVKKGMLSARGEYIFFTDADLSTPIEEIEKCLPYLANGYDVVIGSRSMPESNITIHQPWYREKMGKIFNFMVNMVLIKGIIDTQCGFKGFKKEVVKTVFSRCSVDGFSFDVEALYLSRKFNFKIKEIPIRWENSTLSKVNPVRHSLQMFRDLFRIKINDFKGCYR; this is translated from the coding sequence ATGAAAGAATGTTTCCTATCCATAATAATCCCTGCTTATAACGAGGAAAAGAGGTTACTGCCTACCCTTGGCAAAATTTGTGCATATCTTTCCAATCAAGGCTTTCCTTATGAAATAATTGTTGTGGATGATGGCTCTACGGATAATACCTTGCACGTGGTAAGAAATTTTGCGTGTTCAGACAAAAATATCGTTGTCTTAGCAAATGAACAGAATAGTGGTAAGGGTTATTCAGTGAAAAAAGGCATGTTGTCTGCAAGAGGTGAATATATCTTTTTTACTGATGCTGACCTTTCTACTCCTATTGAGGAAATAGAAAAGTGCTTGCCGTATCTTGCCAATGGTTACGATGTGGTAATCGGGTCGCGAAGTATGCCGGAATCCAATATCACGATTCATCAACCCTGGTACAGAGAGAAGATGGGAAAGATCTTTAATTTCATGGTAAACATGGTGCTGATAAAAGGAATTATAGATACGCAATGTGGATTTAAAGGATTCAAAAAGGAGGTTGTTAAAACCGTCTTTAGCAGGTGTAGTGTCGATGGTTTTTCCTTTGATGTGGAAGCCCTTTATTTGTCACGAAAATTTAATTTTAAGATAAAGGAAATTCCAATTCGGTGGGAAAATTCTACATTGAGTAAGGTGAATCCAGTCAGACATTCCCTTCAGATGTTCAGGGACCTGTTCAGGATAAAAATAAACGATTTTAAAGGATGTTATCGGTAA
- a CDS encoding class I SAM-dependent methyltransferase yields the protein MKGVLNKEYAIARRTKRSHIYRLKRRTFEVLKGIEQFHPEKPRSILDIGAADGLMLNNLKEAFPNTTCIGIEYASDLISCSKSKTIYLIEGDALVLPFKDNVFDIAIATAIIEHVTDPTQLVREAFRVLRINGIFVMTTPHPFWEGIATHIGHLKEEEHNELINLGKLIFLFEKIGFEIVQAERFMISPIGIPFELMIEKVAKLCRLNFLLLNQIIVGRK from the coding sequence ATGAAAGGGGTTTTAAATAAGGAATATGCCATTGCACGCCGGACAAAACGATCACATATTTATAGATTGAAGAGAAGAACCTTTGAAGTATTAAAAGGCATAGAACAATTCCATCCAGAAAAACCGAGGTCAATTCTGGACATTGGAGCTGCCGATGGCCTCATGCTGAACAATTTGAAAGAGGCATTTCCCAATACGACCTGCATAGGTATTGAATATGCGAGCGATTTGATAAGCTGTAGCAAGAGTAAAACTATCTATCTGATAGAGGGAGATGCCCTGGTATTGCCTTTCAAAGACAATGTGTTCGACATTGCGATCGCCACGGCAATTATTGAACACGTCACGGACCCTACCCAATTAGTCCGTGAAGCCTTTCGGGTCTTACGGATAAATGGCATATTTGTCATGACTACTCCTCACCCATTCTGGGAAGGAATTGCTACGCATATTGGCCATTTAAAAGAAGAGGAACATAACGAACTCATTAATTTAGGTAAACTCATATTTTTATTCGAAAAAATAGGGTTTGAAATCGTACAGGCTGAACGATTTATGATCTCCCCTATCGGGATACCCTTTGAATTGATGATCGAAAAGGTAGCGAAGTTATGTAGACTGAACTTTTTATTATTAAATCAAATAATTGTTGGGCGAAAATAA